A region of Solanum dulcamara chromosome 7, daSolDulc1.2, whole genome shotgun sequence DNA encodes the following proteins:
- the LOC129895915 gene encoding CRM-domain containing factor CFM9, mitochondrial, producing MFVSRYTQRRSFRILASPLSHTTLQHAILRRYDSVNIMSSSGSMMSSPVKYAEVPIFTATNVWNCNVGMRWMSGKSMRSRVAARMQNESSKTLREIRRSKKLKLKLMTDEERLIYNLRRAKKKVALLLQKLKKYELPDLPSPRHDPELLTPEQLQAYKKIGFRNKNYVPVGVRGVFGGVVQNMHLHWKFHETVQVCCDNFPKEKIKEMASMLARLSGGIVINIHNVKTIIIFRGRNYRQPKNLIPINTLTKRKALFKARFEQALESQKLNIKKIEQGLRRKGINPDDPAARASIQRVASTFFNAIDKKEGSPYVFQEDYGTKLSHSSTVDEKHLTAEDSDQEELDDFIAQIEKAADDEWAAEEEAEKEEAGKIRYWNKEDIGNRFRRSGMTGSDESDDETGGRSSGRRKTYGRKIGDDDEQGLSDDGSELDDDDGRCSSSVYTNTHTYNAPVRHPKYKTENWQIGKSNTPITEGGSRRNFDPYLKRTMASDRLSDLEEAMWISDDEGGQNSTQPSECRSSSDEGEDYDKVATWESDAEDAPGSRASRGAGNSFRTGSQGQMKKNDDTCESKMKAKCSKDMDETWDSD from the exons GCATGCGATTCTGAGGAGATACGATTCGGTGAACATAATGTCAAGCAGTGGGAGTATGATGAGTTCTCCGGTTAAATATGCAGAAGTTCCTATTTTTACTGCAACGAATGTGTGGAATTGCAATGTTGGAATGCGGTGGATGTCAGGGAAAAGCATGCGGAGCAGAGTGGCAGCCAGAATGCAAAATGAGTCCAGCAAAACCCTAAGAGAGATTCGAAGGTCaaagaagttaaagttgaagctGATGACTGATGAAGAACGATTAATTTATAATCTCAGAAGA GCAAAGAAAAAAGTGGCTTTGCTACTTCAGAAGCTGAAAAAATATGAGCTCCCAGATTTACCATCTCCGCGGCATGATCCTGAGCTTTTGACTCCTGAGCAACTGCAAGCGTATAAGAAGATTGGTTTCAGGAATAAAAATTATGTCCCTGTTGGTGTTCGTGGAGTCTTTGGAGGTGTTGTTCAAAATATGCACCTCCACTGGAAGTTTCACGAGACTGTGCAAGTTTGTTGTGATAATTTCCCTAAGGAAAAGATTAAGGAAATGGCTTCAATGCTTGCTCGACTAAGTGGTGGAAttgtcattaacatacataatGTGAAAACGATTATTATTTTTCGTGGCAGAAACTACCGCCAGCCAAAGAATTTGATACCTATCAACACACTTACGAAAAGGAAG GCATTATTTAAAGCCCGATTCGAACAAGCACTAGAATCACAGAAATTAAACATAAAGAAAATAGAACAAGGGCTCCGGAGGAAGGGAATAAATCCTGATGATCCAGCTGCCAGAGCCAGCATCCAGCGAGTAGCATCCACATTCTTCAACGCCATTGATAAGAAAGAAGGAAGCCCATATGTTTTTCAGGAGGATTATGGTACTAAGTTGAGTCACAGCAGTACTGTAGACGAAAAACATTTAACAGCTGAAGACAGTGACCAGGAGGAGCTTGATGATTTCATAGCGCAGATAGAAAAGGCAGCTGATGACGAATGGGCAGCTGAAGAAGAAGCAGAGAAAGAAGAAGCGGGGAAGATTAGATATTGGAACAAAGAAGATATAGGTAATCGATTCAGAAGATCTGGAATGACTGGAAGTGATGAATCAGATGATGAGACAGGAGGAAGGTCAAGTGGCAGGAGAAAGACATATGGAAGGAAGATAGGTGATGATGATGAACAAGGTTTATCTGACGATGGCAGTGAGTTGGATGATGATGATGGTCGATGTAGTAGCAGCGTTTACACAAATACCCACACGTACAATGCTCCTGTCAGGCATCCGAAGTATAAAACAGAGAATTGGCAGATAGGTAAGAGCAATACACCTATAACTGAGGGAGGTTCaagaagaaattttgaccctTATTTGAAGAGAACGATGGCTTCAGATAGGTTAAGTGACCTTGAGGAAGCCATGTGGATTTCAGATGACGAGGGTGGGCAGAACTCAACACAACCAAGTGAGTGTAGAAGTAGTAGTGACGAGGGGGAGGATTATGATAAGGTGGCAACATGGGAATCAGATGCAGAGGATGCACCTGGTTCGAGGGCATCAAGAGGGGCTGGTAATAGCTTTAGGACTGGTAGTCAAGGGCAAATGAAGAAAAATGACGATACCTGCGAGAGCAAGATGAAGGCAAAATGCTCAAAAGACATGGATGAAACTTGGGACAGCGACTGA